In the Actinomycetes bacterium genome, one interval contains:
- a CDS encoding IS1634 family transposase, whose protein sequence is MVPELTIPLYNEAMSAFIKQYKARNGATVIQAVFKNGRSVKKTIHVGTAHNDIEIAELRAVARDIICKGQMSMDFGDSYKAGTGMALESTYSAVLWDALSKVYYDIGFGSLGDEVFKQLVLARIIEPTSKLDTIRVLSELGLDAPSNSKIHRTLKKAGENDYRSILSDACFRSMDKGALSLLLYDVTTLYFEVKNEDGYRMSGMSKERR, encoded by the coding sequence TTGGTACCTGAATTGACGATTCCGCTATATAATGAAGCCATGTCAGCCTTCATTAAACAATATAAGGCGCGCAACGGCGCAACGGTTATACAGGCAGTGTTCAAAAACGGGCGCAGCGTGAAAAAGACTATCCATGTCGGAACCGCTCACAATGATATAGAGATCGCCGAGCTAAGAGCGGTCGCAAGAGATATCATTTGCAAAGGGCAGATGTCGATGGATTTTGGCGACAGCTATAAAGCAGGCACCGGTATGGCGCTGGAGAGCACATACTCGGCCGTCTTATGGGATGCGCTGTCCAAAGTATATTACGATATCGGATTTGGTAGTCTTGGGGACGAGGTTTTCAAACAGCTTGTGCTGGCGCGTATCATTGAGCCGACATCTAAGTTGGACACGATACGTGTCTTAAGTGAACTGGGACTGGATGCCCCATCAAATTCCAAAATACACAGGACACTAAAAAAGGCCGGGGAAAATGATTATCGCAGTATCTTAAGCGATGCATGTTTTAGGAGCATGGACAAAGGCGCACTCTCGCTTCTACTCTATGACGTGACCACGCTGTACTTTGAAGTTAAAAATGAGGATGGATACCGCATGAGCGGCATGAGTAAGGAACGCCGGC
- the nikR gene encoding nickel-responsive transcriptional regulator NikR, whose amino-acid sequence MDKLKRFGVSIEQNLLERFDRYLESSGYQNRSQAIRDLVRKELVENQWVRSNEIVAGAIIMVYDHHQKELMDNLVHIQHHHQEIIISSQHIHMDQRMCMEVIIVKGKMRQVYQLEAKLKAVKGVKHASLAKSTLGKDI is encoded by the coding sequence ATGGATAAGCTGAAAAGGTTTGGGGTATCTATAGAGCAGAATTTGCTGGAAAGGTTTGACCGGTATCTGGAGTCCAGTGGTTACCAGAACCGGTCCCAGGCTATAAGGGATCTGGTGAGAAAAGAATTAGTGGAGAACCAGTGGGTAAGGAGCAATGAAATAGTGGCTGGAGCCATTATTATGGTTTATGACCATCACCAGAAAGAACTAATGGATAACCTGGTGCATATTCAGCATCATCACCAGGAAATTATAATATCCAGCCAGCATATCCATATGGACCAGAGGATGTGTATGGAGGTTATAATAGTAAAGGGTAAAATGAGGCAGGTGTATCAGCTGGAGGCAAAACTTAAGGCTGTAAAAGGGGTAAAACATGCTTCTCTGGCTAAATCTACTCTGGGCAAAGACATTTAG